The following are from one region of the Elgaria multicarinata webbii isolate HBS135686 ecotype San Diego chromosome 13, rElgMul1.1.pri, whole genome shotgun sequence genome:
- the LOC134408054 gene encoding SPARC-related modular calcium-binding protein 1-like produces MSKFIISESDQGDLPCPLECPQERGRPVCASDGRLYKSPCTFRRARCRDPSLEAVPRYRCGGAAHREPNNTNLTRCLEDRAAALSQSRRQAHASYVPECREDGTFLQVQCHKQTGYCWCSTPEGKPISGTSVLNETPNCTGSYTVRTSWQDPNSSRREEGARPRPTQSSPLPHKQEEGTSLPFLIPIIIPDFNPNHTVKPAQEYPPSCEQERRDAIDEARQHQQEGTFIPECEGDGTYKAVQCHQATGYCWCVRVDTGRPVPGTSKRNFPPDCEADAAAKSAELSSLFRDRALPGCPGTKKAEFLSNLIKALASDMLQSRMMPAPFRRFPDSFVSPGLEERAVRWQFVRLDKDFSNSISERELRPLKLYMKKNTRPKRCVRKFLDYCDLNENKLISLQELKGCLGLS; encoded by the exons ATGTCAAAG TTCATTATCTCGGAGAGCGACCAGGGAGACTTGCCATGCCCGCTGGAGTGCCCGCAGGAGCGTGGCCGCCCCGTCTGCGCCTCCGACGGGAGGCTCTATAAATCCCCATGTACCTTCCGGAGAGCGCGTTGTCGTGATCCGTCCCTCGAAGCCGTGCCTCGCTACCGATGTGGTGGGGCCGCCCACCGAGAACCCAACA ATACCAACCTCACCCGCTGTCTGGAGGACCGAGCCGCTGCACTCTCGCAGTCCCGGCGCCAGGCGCATGCATCGTACGTCCCAGAATGTCGTGAAGACGGCACCTTCCTGCAG GTTCAGTGCCATAAACAGACTGGATACTGCTGGTGCTCCACACCCGAAGGAAAGCCCATCAGCGGAACCTCAGTACTCAACGAAACACCCAATTGTACAG GTTCCTATACGGTGCGAACTTCATGGCAGGATCCTAACTCCTCTCGGAGAG AAGAAGGCGCCAGGCCCCGGCCCACCCAGTCAAGCCCCCTGCCCCACAAGCAGGAAG AAGGGACCTCTTTGCCGTTCCTGATCCCCATAATCATCCCAGATTTCAACCCTAACCACACGGTGAAGCCGGCTCAAG AGTATCCCCCGTCCTGTGAACAGGAGCGGCGCGATGCCATCGACGAGGCCCGTCAGCATCAGCAAGAGGGCACCTTCATCCCGGAATGTGAGGGGGACGGCACCTACAAGGCCGTGCAGTGCCACCAGGCCACCGGGTACTGCTGGTGTGTGCGGGTGGACACCGGGCGGCCCGTCCCGGGCACTTCCAAGCG GAATTTCCCCCCAGACTGTGAGGCTGATGCAGCAGCCAAGAGCGCAGAACTAAGCTCCCTTTTCCGGGATCGGGCCCTGCCAG GTTGTCCGGGCACGAAGAAGGCAGAATTTCTCTCCAATTTGATCAAAGCCTTAGCTTCTGACATGTTGCAGTCAAGGATGATGCCCGCCCCATTCCGGAG GTTTCCCGACAGTTTTGTGAGCCCCGGCCTGGAGGAGCGGGCGGTGCGCTGGCAGTTTGTGCGCCTGGACAAAGACTTCAGCAACAGCATCAGCGAACGGGAGCTGCGTCCCCTGAAACTCTACATGAAGAAGAACACCCGTCCCAAACGCTGCGTCCGCAAGTTCCTGGACTACTGCGACCTCAATGAAAACAAGCTCATTTCCCTTCAGGAGCTCAAAGGCTGCCTGGGGCTGAGTTAA